A portion of the Blastocatellia bacterium genome contains these proteins:
- a CDS encoding Nramp family divalent metal transporter has product MRLAPFGSAHLPPYQPADLPAYPGSFWKLVGPGAVLLGLSIGAGELIIWPTAVGRFGTGMIWAAGVGILLQMIINLEVARYTLATGETAYTGFSRIWRGFAPLFILINITSWLLPGWARSCGEAMRALFLGPLATPQEGGPDWLWTTLTFALVALTLFGPTLIYKSVERSTSAMVIIVLVGLLLLAWLSGSPRLWQEIGQGALNVGYKHPAISYAEFFSWIVFAGAGGTANLFFSFYLRDKHMGMGARLPALTSILRDRHPRDSLTGYRFVENYANARRWRQWWKHAIQDQLLFFWLLNSFTIFLFIFASLAVVYPMTQQGSIQWHGMQPFYQNKEITFLSLEAIALGQIFKPATTVFLLVAVATLMSTQLTLVDGVARSISDIIHTNFAFGRARPLGFWYALVATLWMSLGCLLTYVLETSTRAQGFLFLTGFVGGIAMAIYCPVTLLMNRRLLPPTARPGVMMTTLMSLVSAFYIGYAVFSIYNLVASYT; this is encoded by the coding sequence TTGAGACTCGCTCCTTTCGGAAGCGCGCATCTGCCGCCATATCAACCGGCTGATTTGCCGGCCTATCCGGGTAGCTTCTGGAAACTCGTTGGTCCGGGGGCTGTGCTGCTCGGTCTTTCCATCGGCGCAGGCGAATTGATTATTTGGCCAACGGCTGTGGGCCGTTTTGGCACAGGGATGATTTGGGCGGCTGGCGTAGGCATTCTCTTGCAGATGATCATTAACCTTGAAGTGGCGCGATACACGCTGGCCACCGGAGAAACCGCGTACACTGGATTTTCACGCATTTGGCGCGGCTTTGCTCCTTTGTTCATTTTGATCAACATCACTTCCTGGTTGCTGCCCGGTTGGGCTCGCAGTTGTGGTGAAGCGATGCGAGCGTTATTTCTAGGCCCGCTGGCCACGCCGCAGGAAGGCGGACCCGATTGGCTTTGGACAACGCTGACATTTGCGCTGGTGGCGCTGACGCTTTTTGGACCAACACTGATTTACAAATCTGTCGAACGTTCGACCTCAGCGATGGTCATCATCGTGCTCGTTGGCTTATTGTTGTTGGCGTGGTTGTCTGGTTCGCCTCGTCTATGGCAGGAGATTGGCCAAGGCGCGCTCAACGTTGGGTACAAGCACCCGGCGATCAGTTACGCTGAGTTTTTCAGTTGGATCGTCTTTGCCGGCGCGGGCGGCACGGCCAATCTCTTTTTCAGCTTTTACCTGCGCGATAAGCACATGGGCATGGGCGCGCGACTGCCGGCTCTGACCAGTATCTTACGTGATCGGCATCCACGCGATTCATTGACCGGCTATCGGTTCGTCGAGAACTATGCCAATGCGCGCCGGTGGCGACAATGGTGGAAACATGCGATTCAAGACCAACTGCTGTTTTTCTGGCTGCTCAACAGCTTTACGATTTTTCTCTTCATCTTCGCCTCATTGGCCGTTGTCTACCCGATGACGCAACAAGGAAGTATCCAGTGGCACGGCATGCAGCCATTTTATCAAAACAAGGAAATCACATTTCTCTCGCTCGAAGCGATTGCTTTGGGGCAGATTTTCAAGCCGGCCACAACCGTTTTCCTGCTCGTCGCAGTGGCCACATTGATGTCAACGCAACTGACATTGGTTGACGGCGTCGCCCGCAGCATCTCCGACATCATCCATACCAATTTCGCCTTTGGACGAGCGCGGCCATTAGGCTTTTGGTATGCCTTGGTGGCAACGCTGTGGATGAGCCTCGGTTGCCTGCTGACTTATGTGCTGGAAACATCAACGCGAGCGCAAGGTTTCCTCTTTCTGACGGGATTCGTTGGCGGGATTGCTATGGCGATTTACTGCCCAGTGACGTTGCTCATGAATCGCCGCTTGTTGCCACCGACGGCTCGTCCAGGCGTGATGATGACAACATTGATGTCGCTCGTCAGCGCGTTTTACATTGGCTACGCTGTCTTCTCGATATACAACCTGGTTGCATCATACACGTAA
- a CDS encoding amidohydrolase: MNKSCLIAILIVCMLPQSVVSQRAAATEQIARLVEAMKDKLVATRRDFHMYPELSNREERTARVIAERLRQLGLQVKTGVAKHGVVALLKGDKPGPVVAYRADMDALPIEETIDVPYKSRHPGVKHACGHDVHMTIGLGVAEVLSQMKSYIPGTIKFLFQPAEEGPPAGEEGGALLMIKEGALENPRPSAIFGLHVMPLMEVGTIGYNVGPVMASADRFTITIRGKKVHGAYPHEGIDAVVVAAHAVVALQTIRSRRTNTQDPIVLTIGSIQGGNRFNIISDEVKLEGTVRTLNEQTRSMVEQMIHQTLKGVTESFGASYTMSYIPGAAVTINDPQLGQQMLPTVRRVVGLDRVFSSPPQMGSEDFSYLAREVPGFFFFLGVGNKAKGITAMIHTPEFDVDEDSLLVGTKVAANLLLDYLEQTAK; encoded by the coding sequence GTGAACAAGTCATGTCTGATTGCCATTCTGATCGTCTGTATGCTGCCGCAGTCGGTGGTCAGTCAACGCGCCGCCGCCACTGAACAAATTGCTCGTCTGGTCGAAGCCATGAAGGATAAACTGGTGGCGACCCGCCGAGACTTTCACATGTACCCGGAACTCTCCAACCGTGAAGAGCGCACCGCCCGCGTCATCGCCGAGCGATTGCGTCAGCTTGGATTGCAGGTGAAAACCGGTGTGGCCAAGCACGGCGTTGTGGCGCTGCTCAAAGGCGACAAGCCAGGTCCCGTTGTGGCCTACCGCGCCGACATGGACGCGTTGCCGATCGAGGAGACGATTGACGTGCCTTATAAATCGCGTCATCCCGGCGTCAAACATGCTTGTGGCCACGATGTTCACATGACCATTGGACTAGGCGTGGCCGAAGTGCTCAGTCAGATGAAAAGCTACATTCCTGGCACAATCAAATTCCTATTTCAGCCGGCTGAAGAAGGCCCGCCAGCCGGCGAAGAAGGCGGCGCGTTGCTGATGATTAAAGAAGGTGCGCTGGAGAATCCCCGCCCATCAGCGATCTTCGGATTGCACGTCATGCCGCTGATGGAAGTCGGCACTATTGGTTACAATGTCGGCCCCGTCATGGCGTCGGCTGATCGCTTCACCATTACGATTCGCGGCAAAAAGGTACACGGCGCCTATCCGCATGAAGGCATAGACGCCGTTGTGGTGGCCGCTCACGCGGTCGTTGCGCTTCAGACGATTCGATCGCGTCGCACAAACACACAAGACCCGATTGTCCTCACTATCGGAAGCATCCAAGGGGGAAACCGGTTCAATATCATCAGCGACGAAGTCAAACTGGAAGGAACCGTGCGAACGTTGAACGAACAGACACGCAGCATGGTTGAACAGATGATTCATCAAACGCTCAAAGGAGTGACCGAGAGCTTTGGCGCCAGTTACACGATGAGTTACATTCCAGGCGCAGCCGTCACCATCAACGATCCCCAGCTCGGGCAACAGATGCTTCCCACAGTTCGCCGCGTCGTCGGGCTTGATCGCGTGTTCTCATCGCCGCCGCAAATGGGCTCCGAAGATTTCTCCTACCTGGCGCGAGAGGTGCCAGGCTTCTTTTTCTTTCTCGGTGTTGGCAACAAAGCCAAAGGCATCACCGCGATGATCCATACGCCGGAGTTTGATGTGGATGAAGACAGTCTGCTCGTCGGCACCAAAGTGGCTGCCAATCTATTGCTCGATTACCTCGAGCAAACGGCCAAATAG
- a CDS encoding ATP-binding protein — MNISTLKLERLGPIQQADISFGDWTVLVGPQATGKSIFLQFLKLVADIGYVHDELRKHGIDWRGSLPTFLDVYFGEGMQEIWRNDTPPSALVVNGQPYDAGKLVRVRNRKKKHTVFYIPAQRVLSLANGWPRPFTSFASEDPFTVRDFSETFRILMEQELGRAEALFPQTNRLKKEYRDLLSQHVFGGFGLRVDRHGAQKRLVLRRSDASKSIPYLAWSAGQREFVPLLMGLYWLMPAAKVKRRDQINWVIIEELEMGLHPNAISVVLLLIMELLWREYRVCISTHSTHVLDVVWAMQMMREHKVEPSDLLDLFNVSKTKPMKEVASAVLQKEVRVYYFGRDGQTRDISRLDPGSEEEREAGWGGLTEFSGLVNKVVADVVNRHG; from the coding sequence ATGAACATCTCGACGTTGAAATTAGAGCGCCTGGGACCAATTCAACAAGCGGACATCTCGTTCGGTGACTGGACAGTGTTAGTCGGCCCGCAAGCGACCGGCAAAAGCATCTTTCTGCAGTTCCTGAAGCTAGTGGCTGACATCGGCTACGTTCATGATGAATTGCGCAAGCACGGGATTGACTGGCGCGGCTCATTGCCGACCTTCTTAGATGTATATTTCGGCGAAGGGATGCAAGAGATTTGGCGTAATGACACCCCTCCGAGCGCCCTTGTGGTGAATGGGCAACCGTATGATGCTGGAAAGCTGGTGCGAGTGCGTAACCGCAAGAAGAAGCACACAGTCTTCTACATTCCCGCGCAACGGGTGCTTTCATTGGCTAATGGCTGGCCCCGTCCGTTTACAAGTTTTGCGAGCGAAGACCCGTTCACAGTGCGGGATTTCAGCGAGACATTTCGGATTCTCATGGAACAGGAATTAGGTCGTGCGGAAGCCTTATTCCCCCAAACGAATCGGCTTAAGAAGGAGTACCGCGATCTACTTTCTCAACATGTTTTTGGTGGATTCGGATTGCGCGTTGATCGGCACGGTGCACAAAAGCGGTTGGTGTTGCGGCGGAGTGATGCTAGCAAGTCCATTCCCTATTTGGCTTGGTCAGCAGGACAACGTGAATTTGTGCCGCTGCTAATGGGATTGTATTGGCTTATGCCTGCCGCGAAAGTAAAACGACGGGATCAAATCAACTGGGTCATCATCGAGGAATTGGAAATGGGATTGCACCCGAACGCCATCTCTGTCGTCTTGCTATTGATCATGGAGCTTTTGTGGCGGGAGTACAGAGTGTGTATCTCCACCCACTCAACACATGTGCTCGATGTAGTTTGGGCAATGCAGATGATGCGCGAACACAAAGTCGAACCGAGTGATTTGCTCGATCTATTCAACGTGAGCAAGACGAAGCCGATGAAGGAGGTCGCTTCCGCCGTGCTACAAAAAGAAGTCCGAGTCTACTACTTTGGCCGCGATGGTCAAACGAGGGACATTTCTAGATTAGACCCCGGCTCGGAAGAGGAAAGGGAAGCCGGCTGGGGAGGCCTCACTGAATTCAGCGGGCTTGTGAATAAGGTCGTGGCCGACGTGGTGAACCGACATGGTTAA
- a CDS encoding gamma-glutamyl-gamma-aminobutyrate hydrolase family protein produces the protein MRWNPAKETFYLRRHYAEAVFESGGIPVYVPLIPDESYIDQLASRADGIILTGSQSDIDPARYGQQRHPRLGDVHEQRDEVDMLLLKSAERRHLPVLGICFGMQSLNVYRGGTLIQDISDQLGSQIEHEQSMPYDHPSHRVALSADSILAQLAGTTVVRVNSLHHQAVDRIGHGLQPIAWAPDGVVEALVNTVPEQFMLAVQWHPELSFAADPFSRRLFAWFIEQVREVRQ, from the coding sequence ATGCGCTGGAACCCTGCGAAGGAAACTTTCTATCTACGTCGCCACTATGCCGAGGCCGTGTTTGAATCGGGCGGCATTCCGGTTTATGTTCCGCTGATTCCCGATGAGTCTTACATTGATCAGTTGGCATCGCGCGCCGATGGCATCATCTTGACGGGCAGCCAGAGCGACATTGATCCGGCTCGCTACGGCCAGCAACGGCATCCACGATTAGGCGACGTGCACGAGCAGCGGGATGAGGTAGACATGTTGCTCCTGAAGAGCGCCGAACGACGACATCTGCCTGTCTTAGGGATTTGCTTCGGGATGCAATCATTGAATGTCTATCGTGGCGGGACATTGATTCAGGACATCTCTGATCAGTTGGGCAGCCAGATCGAGCATGAGCAATCAATGCCCTATGACCACCCGTCGCATCGGGTGGCATTGTCTGCCGATTCGATCTTAGCTCAACTTGCAGGAACCACGGTCGTTCGCGTCAATAGCCTGCACCATCAAGCCGTTGATCGAATCGGTCATGGACTGCAACCGATCGCCTGGGCGCCGGATGGAGTTGTCGAGGCGCTAGTCAATACAGTGCCAGAGCAGTTCATGCTGGCCGTGCAATGGCATCCTGAATTGAGTTTTGCTGCCGATCCGTTTTCGCGTCGGTTATTCGCATGGTTCATTGAGCAGGTCAGGGAAGTTCGCCAGTAA